In Papaver somniferum cultivar HN1 chromosome 9, ASM357369v1, whole genome shotgun sequence, the genomic stretch AAGTAAAAAGGAACCGTACTTGGGTGAACTTTTTCCTTTTCTGAAATTCAGAGCTGCTGTACTTAACTTTTTCAAAAAAAGTCCAAAGTGAGGCGTTGTCTATTTTTCTGGCGTAGGTAGGGAAGGGCGAGCCAAAGAATATGAATCATACACGAGCCGATGGCGAGTACTTCCGGAACGGGAAGGATCCTGAGGAATCGAACTGTAACAGGAACTAGCGCGCAGGAAGGAGTAACGGACTCTCGACAACAGAACAGTCGACAGCATCAACAAGAAGAGTCCCGAGCACCAGGCGGAGGTATGGTAATTGTTGATGAGTAAGTCGACATAGGACAAGACGATGATCTCACCCCGAGAGAACTAAGGATCGACCCGAGTCAACTGAGGCGAGGGGAGAGGATAGATGGAATGACTGCATCGGACACTGAGGAAGACGAGGAAGCACGAATGATGCGAGAGGACCGTAAACGAGCTAGGCAACGTGCAGAATATCGGATGGCTTTGGAATAAGAAGGCGAGAGGCTTAGGCGAGTGCACCTAGAATTGGGTAACACCACCCGAGACATCCCACCAATCGCAACCTCTCCCCCCGTAGCACCTCCAATGGCACCACCAGTCCCACCACCCAATATGGTAGGGAACCAAGGAAATGATCATTCCAGTCACGAGAGCACCGACCCGACACTGCTGGCAATTCTGGCCAATCAGAGGAGACATGAAGATATGATGAGGGAATTACAGAGAAGGAACCTGGCGCTGGAGCACGAAAACTATCAACTTCGGAATCAGAGATCTGGGTCACGAGGATCATCGAGCCAAGGAGCTTCTAGCAGTCACACCCGATCAGGACAAACTCACACTCCGCCCCTGGCCCGAGGACGTGTACCCGACTCTAACCGAACCAGAAGCGGGTACGGCCCACCCGAGAATTCTTCGACCGATGAAGAAGTGCATACTGGGAGACCCGAGGGGGCGACTGAGGCTAAGCTTAAGCAACTTGGGGAGATGGTTAAGATATTGGCTGGAAGTGGCGAGGACGATAAGTTGGCAGAGCTGATTAGTGAAGCACAAAAAACTCCCTTCACCAAGGAACTTGAAAGAGCATCGTTCCCTCCAAAGTGTACACTCCCAACCTTCCCATCCAGGTTTGATGGCACCGGCGACGCAGGAGAGCACATCAAGATGTATAGCATGTCCCTATTACAATGGAAGAACTATGACGTAGTTATGTGTAAGTTCTTCCCAGCCAGTTTGGAAGGCGAGGCGAAAAATTGGTTCTATACTTTGCCCGATGAGTCTATTGGAAGTTATGGCGTTCTAGTGGAAACATTCCTCGAAACATACATGCATAACAGTATTTCTCGCCCAAGAGTGAACAAACTGTTCACACTGGCACGAAGGTTCAGGGAACCCTTAAGATCTCTAACGGAAAAATGGAGCAAGATGTGCACCGATATTGGGAAAGTACCAGTCGACCAACAAATTTTCGGGTTCGAAATTTCTTTAGGAAAATCTGACCCTATTTGGATAGCAATGTATACTGAGAAACCGCAGACATTGAGGGAGATGAGGAAGATGCAAGAACATTACATTGCCTTGGAAGAGATACAAGAAGGAGCGCAGGATAAAGGAGTACAAGAAGCCAGTGCGTCGGTGGAACCTGCTCCTCGAGAAGACCCAAAACGATCAGAATAAGGTCGATGGCGCCACAGCCAGGCTCGGGCAAGAAAGAATGGGtcgagaaaggaaagaaacctCGCCACGAACCAAAGACGTACACGCCTCTGAATGCACCATTGGAAGAGATATTCAAGGAAGTGGAAAAGCGAAACGACATCAGATACCCAAAGACTAGGGAATCCAGTTTGACGAGACAAGAAACCATCCTGAGTTCTGTCATTACCACCAATACCGAGGCCACTCGACTAATAACTGTCGAGAGGTAAAAGACATTGTCCAGCATTTGATCCGAGATGGCTACTTACGACATTTTGTCAAAACAACGCCGACATCGACCCAGCAGCCCGATGCTCCCGTGTATCAAGTGAGGATCGACCGAGGAACTCAGTTCACCTGCAACACCATTTCAAACTGGAGATAGTCTGAAAACCTCACTACATTGCAAGATGTTGTGCTGGTATTTTGGGTCTGAACTCTGAAAATCATACCATCCAATACAGCTAGACGCATCAGTTTTTTGGCAGTTGGCACATGTTGATCTGAATTTATCTGTCAGTGTCGACAACACGAGTTACTAGTCCCTACTGCAGGCTTACTGGCCATATTACACTTGTAAACGGCTTCCTTTTGAATAAGAACACCTGCAAAAACCATGAATAATATGATTATGACGTAAACAAGACCATATAAAGTGAACAGAAAATTTTGACCCTCAAGCTATGTATAAGCTACAATGTTGTCCCGTAAGCTTAGGATAGCATAGGTCGTGCGGAGCTTATTCAGATAACATACTATATACCCTTTAGATGGGACCCTCACCTTTTCTAGAGGAAGCTCTAAGCCTAGATTTGCACGAGAGAGGATAATGCCATCTGCTTCTTGGAGGATTTCATTGAAATGAGTTAAGCCCTGAGAGTAAtttccatatacacatggtaAATATCAATCCGATATGAATTCTTGAAACTGAAAATCATAGCTACAGAACCAAGTATGAATAGATTTTTATGAAAATTAGATTCCTATGCAACTCACTTCTATGTTTGGTGAATATCTGAGTCTGACTAAGTTGACCCAGGGTAGACAGGAACCCACAAGCCTATTGCAAAAGAAGATAAACACATTAGATACATACAGTAGATCAAATTGTGCCCGGAATGGCAATCAGAGACAGATGAACCATGTTATCCGGCATCAATAACAAAAGACATCAATTAGTTAAAGTTCTTACTTGACAAACATCCTCTGAATGCCTGGTACACAATAGGGAGAGAAATTCAATTTTGTTTGACAACCACCCCATGGTGCGTATAACCTAAAAAGAAGGAATAGCTTGTCACAAGCAAAAGAGCACAGAAACACACAAGAACACGAAGGATTAATAAATATATAATCCCTCTGTCCAATTAGGGCAATGACTGTCCAATAATGGCAATGACACATGGCGTCAACTTTAAGAACCACTTCACTACGAAAAAGATAGACATGTAGCCACTTGCAAATGAAAAGATACTTACTTCTTTATCTTTGTCAGTTTGGGTAGGGAGATGGATGGACGTGCAAagtgaacaatatcgcagacagTATCGAAGAATTCTTCACTATGCAAATCACTACCTCTTTCACCTCTCAGATACCTGCAGTCAAAAATCAAGATTCATATAAAATATCATTTTGGGGTATACTCAAAGAACTCCTAATAAAATTGTAATTTAGTCCCTTACCTCAAACCAAACTGATGTTGTTTCACTTCCTGTTGACAAGCATTGCCCGAGAAAATTGGTGTCTCCTTTCTTTTCTGCCTGCACAAAATCATATAGCTGAGGACAACATAATCGCAGAGGTCATCTTCCAAAATGATATAGAAAAAATGCACTAAGACTAACTTTTTTCAGCTAACCTTTGCTAATCCATCATAATTGATTGGAAAGAGTTCCGAAGTTGCTTCTTTTTCTTGATCCGGAGTCAAAAGAACCAAAGATTCAGCCTCCAGTGCAATCGTTTTTTCACTTTTATTAACAACTTGAAATTCAGGGCTTACTTTATCTAGCATAACCTGAAGCAAGTGAACCAACAAAGTTAATTCACTCCATAGTACCAGTATTGAAACTCTGTAAAAGTGATTCTAAAATCCATGATATTTCCGAAAAATAACCGATTCAAATAAACaacattcaaaagaaaaaaatgaacttACAGCACATAGCTTCTTAGTGCACTTAACTAACGTCTTCAAATTTTCCAAAGTGTCCTGATGATACTCAGTATCACCTCATGAAAAAGCGTGACTACAAACAAAATCCAAAAATAGAAATCACGAATTCATTACCAAATCTTTTACCACATCATCCAAATTTCGTTGGACGTCTTCGAGAACCGATCAATTCTTAATTAACACCGACAAAATACTTCAATCATAGCACAAGCCTAACTAGTGAATATTTTGTTTAAAGATCCGAATCATCATATGAACTATAGCCAAATACTTCAATTATAGCAACTGCTGAAAATAGGTTGACCAAATACTTCAATTATAGCAAATGCTGAAAATAGGttgattttgtttttcacttCTGATTCCATATAATAATTACGTACTCCTTTACTTCTACTTAAATAAATCACAAATATTGATTTACTGTAATGCTTAGGTTTCTTTCTGTTTTAAGTTGATGAACACAGGATTACATAAAACACAGAATACTAACTTGAAACAACCAAAGAAAAGGATTAAATTCAGTGAGCCAGTGAGGCAAATAATTCCTACAAATCTGATGGCAACTAGTCTCATTTTTGTTCCTCCCAAGTAATTCTTCGATGTACCACTATTCCATATCAAGTTTTCTTTCTAACAAGAGTTCTTTTAGGCAACATGAAGTATTGGACCAATGggatattttttatatatatcatAGCCTTTTGAAATATACATTGGATGACAAATTTATGTAATTAGGAACTTGATTAATGCTTATGTATATCAATCTGGACCTGGATCTTTACTAGCGCTACTAGATTACCAACTAGAGAGGGTGATAAAAAAAAGAGATTCAATATTATGGCAATCTACCTAAACATCAACAACAGCATAAACTTTCCTTAACATAGCCATATAGCATACATTTCAGAAACATTACTAAAATCGTGACATATAATATAGCATACATATATAGGCACCAAATGAACGGACAGGAGAAATTCGGATAGTCCAAGTGTGGAagttcaaaaatcaaaacaatgaAAGTATAATCACCAGAGAAGCAAACCGTCCACTTATCAGAACGTATTGTCTGAACTATTTTACTCAAAATATCAGACAGTTGAAGGCTTGAAGCAAACCATCCATTTTTTCAAACATGCATTCCTCAAACTTTGGTACAAAATGAGTTTAAGCAATTTACGTAAAACCGCTCCTCAGCAAACTAAACAAACTGAAACAATGCTTACCTCTGCACAAATTCTACTAACAGCGAAAATGGTTTCAATAGGGTGCAATCCTCTAAGAGTCTCAGCACCTAGATGAATTGAGTCGGTACCTAAGCCAATTCACAAATAGAGAAACAAAGTTAGGTCCAACTGGTGTCAAGCATTGTCAATTACATCAGAACTTTGAAAACCTCAATAGAATGCAATATGCTGTGCTGGTATCTTGAGTCTGAAAATCATACCATCTAATACAGTGTTAGCCACATCAGTTGCTCTAGCACGTGTTGGTCTGAGGTTGTCTGTCATACTGTTGATAACACGAGTTACTACTGCAGGCTTACCAGCCATATTACACTTGTAAACGGCTGCTTTTTGAAATAAGAAcatctgcaaaaaaaataaacatgAATAAATATCATTATGCTGTAAACAATAACATATAAAGTGAAATCAAAATCTGTGCATATGAGATTCTGATAGTTGGTATTGACATGGCGGAACATAACACACTTCTAATGTCAAGGAAAAAACCTCAATCATATTCCCTAAATAAGGGTCCTATACCTGTAAAATATACAGAATGGCATAAGCCTATAAACCATACGACGCTACTTCCTAGAAATTGCAGGGAGTTTCACTTTTATAATTTAATTTCCAAAATAGGCATATTTAATTTGTAAATGTGGGCTGAAGTCATGATTTTAATTACCAAAATGGCATACAGGCTTTTCAAAACAACTGTGCCTACACCTAAAATAATACAGCTGAACCAACGATAACTTTCAAATCTGGAAACCTGATTATGCATATCCTCCTCTAAGAGCAAGAGCTATGGGATAGAGTGTTTTAGCACTCTATCCCTTTCAAACTGAACGAGAGTCTATGTGATAGAGTGTCACCTCCACCATGGGATATAGAACATTACACACTGTACGGCTAATCATGTGCcgttagaaaaaaaaatgaatttttaaaaTATAAAAAGACTAAAGTTTCCAAAGACCGGAATTTACATTCAAGTTAAATGTCAAAACCTATCAAAACGTTTGACCATTAACTGCATCTTCTACTCAAACGGGGTTTGTCACCCGTGTATTACTCCATTTTCTTCTCCAACGGGATTTGGTTACCCGTATATACTCCATATTCTTCCCCAACGGGATTTAGTCACCCGTATATACTCCATTTTAGTTTAGAACGGCATACAAAGTGCCGGTTATGTCCTCTCAAACGGAAAATAAAGAGCCGTATAGAGAAGACTTTCACTCACTCATTCGGATGAAAGAGAAGGTGATCGAGTTTGGGGTGAAAGGGGGTGATAAGAAATCCCCAATTACTTAGAATTcttaattaaaattagggttagcgttagaaatccctaaattctctggttttaggcattagtttatttttcgaaattgttctgttttaaaaaaattattttagattcctagttatagaagtagtttcctttctaggttacctttccttaattttatagttcagtggcctatataagaaggactagtgttattagtttgattatgtatgagaattataagtttgttctaagtttctgtgttcttttaaagtctactctgctggccgtgggtaagaactattaagttcttatcaattggtatcagagcaggcgtaTCCTGTTTATGACCAAAActccaaaacaaaaacaagtaaTTATGGAGAAGAAATTAGGTGAGCTAACGGAGAAGATGGCTGAGATGACATCAAATCAAGCTTTGTTAATTGAGAGGATCGGCCAGCTTGTGGAAAGCAAAGCAGTTGGGAATAATGAGGGACAAACCAATCAAAAAGAGGAGGTGAGCGATTATATTTTTCTAAGTTTGATGGATCTGATGTAGAAGGTTGTCTCTTTAAGGCTGCACAATATTTTGAGTATCATGAAACACCTGCGAATCAGAAAACCAAGTTGGCAACATGTAATTTAGATGATAAAGCTTTACAATGGTATAGGTGGTTGAAGAGAACTAAACCTGTAGTTACTTGGGTAGAATTTGAGAAAGCCATTATTAGCCGTTTCGGTATTACTTCATATGAAGATGCAGGAGCAAAACTCGCTAAAATTAAGCAGTCAGGTTCATATGTAGAATATTGTGAAGAATTTGAACGATTATCAAATTTGGTGGATaatttacctgaagaatttttagTGAGCTGTTTTCTAAGTGGATTGAAAGACGAGGTAAGACTAGAAACTGAATCCCACACTCCTATTAATTTACATGATGCAATGGCAATTGGAAGGTTATAAGATGAGAAGGTAACATTGCAAAAACAATCATATAGAATAGCACCAAAGACACCTAGTGTTGTTAATACTAGTAGACCTTTTAATTCTAGAGCACATATATCATCTTCAAAACCCATGCCAGAAACTCCAGTTGTTAGAAGATTAACTCAGGTTGAAgctgaagaaagaagaaagcaaCAACTATGTTATAACTGTGATGAAAAGTGGCACCGAGGTCATCGCTGTAAAACTCAGACATTGTTCTTAATTGATAGATATGATAATCAGGATGAAGATGAAGGTACAGATGAAGTTGCTatagaagaagaatctgaaaaaGAAACCGTCGAGATTTTTATACATGCACTGGATGGATCATTAGCTCCACAAACCATGCGGGTACAAGGAGAAATTAAGAAGGCTAAAGTTACCATACTTATCGATTCTGGAAGTATCCATAATTTTGTTGATTCCGCGATACCTAAAAGAATGGGAATTAAGATAATTAAAGATGAGACTTTTGAGGTGTTGGTAGCTAATGGTGCTAGaatgacttgtgaaggaagatgctTGGATCTGGATTATAAGTTAAATAAATATGGGTTCAAAGGAACTTTTCATGTATTGCCACTTGGGGGATGCGATGTGGTTCTGGGAGTCCAATGGTTAGAAACGTTGGGTCCCATAACTCGGGATTTCAAACATTTAACCATGGATTTTAAGAGGGACGGTGAACATATTCGACTAGAaggagataagaaaaataaagtaaagttAGCCAACATCAATAGCATCCAGAAACTCTTAACTAAGGGATCAACTGGATTCTTTTGCAAAATCAACCAATGTTCAGAAGCACAAATTATTCAAGAAACACAAGGGGAGATAGAAGAATTAATTGATGGAGTTTGGTGAGGTGTCCTCGGTACCCACAATGCTGCCACCTGTGAGAAGCCATGATCACCGCATAACGTTACAACCTGGGAGTGCTCCAATCAATGTACGACCTTACAGGTACGCACATTACCAGAAAGGTGAGATCGCAAAGATTGTTAAAGAGTTGGTAGACTCGGGATTAGTTAGGCCAAGCACGAGTCCTTTCTCTTCTCTTGTTTTGTTAGTTAAGAAAAAAGATGGCACTTGGCATATGTGTGTTGATTATAGAGCTTTAAACCAGGCTACTGTCAAGTATAAGTTTCCTATTCCAGTCATTGATGAGTTATTAGATGAACTACATGGAGCTTTATTCTTTTCGAAGCTAGATTTAAGATCGGGTTATCATCAAATTAGGATGTATGAACAAGATATCTACAAAACAGCTTTTCAAACCCATGATGGACACTATGAATTCCTAGTGATGCCTTTTGGATTAACTAATGATCCATCTACATTTCAACATCTTATGAATGATGTGTTCATaaatcaattaagaaaatctGTCTTGGTTTTCTTTTATGATATTCTGATCTATAGTCCTACCTGGGAAGCACATTTATTGCACCTTCGTGAAGTATTCTTGATATTAGAAAGACATCAACTTAAGGTCAAATTAAGTAAATGTTCTTTTGGTACTGAGAGGGTTGAGTATTTGGGCCATATCATCTCAAGAGGAGGAGTGGAAGCTGATCCTAGCAAGATACGAGATATGTTGGACTGGCCGTTACCAAGAACTGTCAAGGCATTACGAGGATTCTTAGGTTTGACAGGATATTATAGGAAATTTGTACAAGGTTATGCTAATATTGCAGCACCACTTACAAAATTGCTAAAAAAGACGGTTTTTTGTGGACAAATGAAGCAATAGACGCATTTGTTAAATTGAAAAGTGTAATGACATCCACACCCGTGCTAGCATTACCTGACTTTAAAAAGACCTTCATTATTGAAAGTGATGCTTGCGGAGTAGGAATAGGTGCGGTTTTGATGCAAGAAGGTAGGccaattgctttcacaagtaaTCCACTTGGACCTCGTCATATGAATTTGTCAACTTATGAGAAAGAGTTGTTAGCAGTAGTTCATGCGGTTACTAAATGGAGACCTTATCTAATTGGGAGAAGATTTCTTATTCGGGCAGACCAACAAAGTTTGAAGTATTTTTTGGATGCTAGAGATGTAACACCGGCACAACAAAAatggttaacaaaattattaGGCTATGACTACGTGATTGAGTACAAGAAGGGATCGTCTAACAAGGTTGCTGATGCACCTTCTCGAAAATTTGAAAACGATGAAATTTGTTCCGTAACTTATGTTAGTTATGCTTGGATGGAAGACCTATTGGCTGAACTAAAAACAGATCCATGGATCACAGATTTCATCTTTAAAGTGAGTCGGCCTTCTTTCGGCGAGAATAAATTTACCGTACGAGATGGTTTAGTTTACTATAAACAACATCAACTAGTGATAAGTCATACTTCAAGGTGGAAGGCACTACTACTAGCTGAGTTTCATGACTCTCCAATTGCTGGTCATGCCGGATATTTGAAGACAGTAAAACGTTTATCTAAGTTGTTCTACTAGTCTAAAATGCGTAAAGAGGTGAGAGACTACATTGCTTGTTGTGATGTTTGCCAAAGGAATAAATATAGTACTCTTTCTCCAGCAGGATATCTTCAACCATTTCTGATTCCTATTATAGTATGGACAGATATATCCATGGATTTTGTTGAAGGGTTGCCAAACTCTAAAGGGAAAACTGTGATTTTTGTAGTGGTGGatcgactaactaaatatgcccATTTTCTTGCATTAAAACATCCATATACAGCCACATCGGTAGCCCAGAAGTTTTTAGAaacagtcatcaaacttcatggaTTTCCTCAATCTATAGTTTCTGATAGGGATGTTGTATTTACAAGTAATTTTTTGCAAGAGTTGTTTCGCCTACATGGAACTCAATTAAGAATGAGTTCCTCATATTATCCGCAAACCGACGGTCAAACTGAAGTGGTTAACAGATGTTTGGAAGGTTACTTACGGTGTTTCGCTGGAAATAAACCAAAAGGATGGTCATCTTGGTTACCATGGGCAGAGTATTGGTATAATACATCTTATCATACTTCAACTAATACTACATCGTTTGAGGCTTTGTATGGCATTCCTCCTCCGGTATTAGCAACTTATTTACCAGGAAAAGCGAAAACCACAACTTTGGATGAGGCAATAACCAAGAGGAATGAAGGTTTATCAATGCTTAAGGATCAACTTCAAGTGGTGCAGAATAAAATGAAGCTAAGGGCAGATGAAGGACGTCGGGATGTTGTATATCAAGTTAGGGATTATGTGTATCTGAAGTTGCAGCCATATCGGCAAAATTCTAATGTGCAAAGGAAGAACCAAAAATTATCTCCACGATATTTTGGACCTTATAAGATTTTGGAGCGTATAGGACATGTGGCTTATCGATTGGACTTGCCTAAGGAGTCAAAGATACATTCGGTATTTCATGTATCGTTTTTGAAGAAGACTTTGTTCCCTAACACAGTTGttggagataatttttgttaaggGGGAGGGAATGATAAGAAATCCCCAGTTACTTAGAATTcttaattaaaattagggttagggttagaaatccctaaattctcttgttttaggcattagtttatttttggaaattgttatgttttaagaattttattttagattcctaATTATAGAAATAGTCTCCTTTTTAGGTTacatttccttaattttatagttcAGCGGCCTATATAAGAAGGACTGGTGTTATTAGTTTAATTATCTATGAGAATTATAAGTTTGTTCTAAATTTCTATGTTCTTTTAAAGTCTACTCTGCTGGCCGTGGGTAAGAACTATTAAGTTCTTATCAGGGGGCTTCTCTCTATCCATAGTAGGACCTAATTTGatcaactctttcattttgaaagAGACTCTCAACCCCCATAGTCCTTGCTCTAaagtttcaaaaacaaaaaattgagaagTGAGAACCATACATATCAAAATATCAAGGACAAGGCTATAAGATTCATAACGAAGTAACAAAAATTTGAATTATATATAACTTtatcaaaatatcaaaaatataacaaaaattATAGAGAGTACCTACTAATCTTCTAATTATGCTTATCAGAAGcaaatcaaaattataaagaAAGCACATGAACATTTTAATCTATAGTAAGATATTTGCCGTTGATTCAGCTTCACAAGTTAAATTCTGATATCGTCATGCTAGAGATGAGTTACCTTTCTATAAATACCAGATACACACAAGTCACATCTTCACACTGAAATAGTAAAATGTTTGGGAAGTTACACTGAACTTCAGGTGTTGTTTCTCCAACTCTGACACTACGGCAATCCTACTACTTTGTCAACATGGTGTGACTATATGTTGATTTCGTTTTTGCACTTTCGATTCCCTATATTAGTTAGTCTCTTTCTTTTACTTAGATGAATCATCAACATTGATTTACTGTTATGTTGAATAACGCCGAATcacatgaactaaaatattttgggctttttacaaaaataggcctgtttttttggtgcttttcatttcgaggccactttttttatttattgctaaagtaggcaagttttgaccaaaagtgatggatggaaagttagcaccgttaggtgtaactaaaaagacctaaaagtcctttgTATCACTGATTTAATGTTATATCATTGATTTAACTCAGTTAAATCAACATGAAAATTGTACACGTGGGCTCGGATATGCCATGTGGATTGCTTATGTGGGATCGGATATGCCATGTGGACTGATTACATGGGCTCGGATATGCCATGTGGTTGTTTGGTGGTGTTGTTCATGGGAATTTAAGTCTGTAACTGCTGATTGAAGCATCAATGGAGGTTGGTTAATCTGCTTTAGAGGGGATATGAAGATgaaatagaagatgggtttgaagaattggggtGATTCCAATACAGAGAGATCGagaaattaagaagaagaagatgatgttgttagcGATGTGCTCAAAGGGTTTTGGTTGAATCTTCATTTGACTCTAGTTGGAGACGAGCCATGAATGTTACAAGGGTTTGAGATGATGAACTGAGCTGCAGTTAGAATGACTGAGAATGCGAGTTAATGATGGTTTGCTGTTGGAACAAAGAATGACTGAGTTGAGCTTGTGGCAGTGAGCTGAAAATGAGAAGAGAACTGGTGCAACTGAAGTGGAATGAGTTGATGGTACAGGCAAGAAGCTACAGAAGGAGTTGATTCCGGACATGGCAGGAAAGGGTCTGAGCTAGGCCTGAAGTTGTAGCTGCAGTTAGAATGAATGGAGTTGGAGTTAAAGACTCACAGGATTGTGAGTTTCACTTGGATTTGGTTTTGctgatattacaaagaagatcagAGAGTGAAGGGATCTGGTAACTGGTGGTATTGGCTGGTGCAGTTGATCTTCAGCTGGTGATTGAGATGTTTCTGGTGGTGCTAGTTGAATCAGGTGTAAGTGCAGTCGAGTTGGTGGAATTGTTTAGGAAGAGGAGCTTCAACTGATGGTTTGGAATGGGGGAACTCATTGGGAGAGTGAATTGCTTTACAGGAGAGCAGAGAGTCAAAAAGAAGTTGATGTTGCAGCTGAATTGAAGACTAGTTGCAGGTGGTGGATGTAGCTCACGTTGCAGGAAATGAGTGACAGGATTTGGTGTCAGATAGCCTTGGTGTTGATATTGAGGTGTATGACAAGTCTGTACAAAATAGAATGAGTTAGAGTTGGCTGATGGGGTTTGCAGCTGCAGGTTAAGCTGTATGCCTGCAACTGCCTgcacttcacttcttccatctTGTTCTCAGGTTCTAATTGATCTCAGCATACACCTGCACTGCAACTCCAGGCATCTTAACGCACTGTCACAAATTCACCTCCCTTGAGTAACTTGATAACCACCAGGACTGCCACCACCATATCTTCAAATCCACCAGCTCAATCGACTGCCAGAAGCATCAACACCTCAAGAGCACTGCAAACCCATCTTCTTTTGAGCAAATCACATCACCAAAAATATCAACCACCTTCTTGTGTACCAAACACAACACCTTACTGCTCCAATTCTACTTTTCTGCTCCTCTCCAGGCCAACCAACACTATCCCCTTGCTGCCAAACTCAAATCCCTGCATCTCCTAGCTCAACTGCAACCTCAGGCATCACCTAAACCTTCTATGAGTTCACCCTTGGCAACATCAGCACCACCAatccttggagcacaacaaccCAAATGTTCTTTTCTCAGCTTCATTGCAACTCACACATGACCACCACAGCATCAATCACCAGCATCTCAGCTCATTtccaacaacagtgacacctttcTCGCAATTCATATACCACCAACAAACCATCTGGCAct encodes the following:
- the LOC113309898 gene encoding pyruvate kinase 1, cytosolic-like translates to MFVKLVGSCLPWVNLVRLRYSPNIEGLTHFNEILQEADGIILSRANLGLELPLEKVFLFKRKPFTSVIWPVSLQ
- the LOC113309855 gene encoding pyruvate kinase 1, cytosolic-like, whose translation is MLDKVSPEFQVVNKSEKTIALEAESLVLLTPDQEKEATSELFPINYDGLAKAEKKGDTNFLGQCLSTGSETTSVWFEVSER